The DNA region AAGGCATCCAAATCTTGCAACGTTTTGTGGTATTTAGTATCTGGTTTACGGCGGAATAGGCCCACACCTGAACATGGTGCGTCGACTAAAATCTTATCAAAGCTTGTCGGTTCGCTGCCATTTTCTCCAAAACGGTCTAACAAGGTAGTCGCGTCTTGATGGAGAATTTCCACGTGGTCAGCTACCTGCATCCGGTCCACATTTTCTTGAATCAAAGGTAATTTATTTTCTGCTATATCACAGGCAATCACATGCCCAGTTCGGCCAACTGCTTCAGCGATTTGCACAGTTTTTCCACCCGGTGCGGCACAAGCGTCAAGAACCGTTTCCCCTGGTTTCGGGTTTAAAGCCTCTACAGCTAGAAGTGCTGATTCATCTTGAATGGTAATTTCCCCGTTCATAAATAAGGATGAATGGGCTGGATTCCCCTTAGTTACCCGTAAGGCAAATGGTGACAAAGGACTAGGCGCTACTGTAAAACCTTCTGCTTCTAATATCTCTTGATATTCGGTCATTTTTTCTGTGTTTAGGTTATTAAATTTATTGTTGGCACGTACCGTAATAAAAGGCGTTTGATTGAGTGAATTAGCCAATTTTTCGGCTTCGTCTAAACCAAAACGGTCCACAAAATAATCTACCCATACAGGGGGTAATGAGGCCTCTAGGGTTAACTTCTCTCTTGGATTTTCTTTGGTTTGGATAAAATCGGCCATTGTTTCATAACGTCTGGTGAAATTCCGTAAGACCCCGTTAGCGAATTTAGCCAAGGTCTGATTGCCTCGTTTGCGGACAATTCTGACTGCTTCATCAACAACCGCATAATTTGGAATATTATCTAAATAATACATTTGGTAGGCCGAAACAATGAGTAAAGACCAGACCCATGATTTCACTTTATTGGGCTTGGCTACAAAATCACGGACAAAAGCGTCCAATGTATAGTAGTTTTGAACAGACCCATAAACCAGGTTAGTATAGAGGTTACGGTCTGCTTCGGCCACAGCTTCTTCAGTTAACACCCGGTTAACTTCTTGGTTGATGAAGTGGTTGTGGCGGATAATTTGATTAACTGACTCCATCGCTTGAAAACGAGCAGATAATTTTAGAGGTGTTTGGTAGCCCCCACTATGACCGCCGTTACGGGCATTTGACCCTGGTTCTACTTGATTATTCTCCATCTACATCGTCCTCCACTTGGTCAAAGCTATCGCCGACCGCTAAGTTACCGGCCCCACCGTTAATGAAGGCTGCAACGTCCATTTTTTTCTTACCTGCTGGTTGTAATTGTTCAATATCTAGAACGGTTTTATTCCCTGTTGCTACCCATAATTGAGCCGGTTTCTTTTGAATTTTGACAATTGTGCCTGGTTTTTCGTCAGTCGATTCTTCTTTGACTGGTGCTACCTGCCAAATTTTCCACCGTTGACCATCCACTTTTGTATGGGCAACTGGCCAAGAATTAAAGGCCCGGACTTGGTTGTCAATTTGCTGTGCTTCTTTACGCCAATCAATTTGTTCTTGTTGGCTGGTAATATTTGGGGAAAATGTCGCTTCTTCCTCAATTTGAGCTGTCGGTGTAATTTCGCCCGCGAATAATTTTGGCAAAGTATCCATCAACAAGTCAGTCCCTGCAACGGATAGTTTGTCGAACATAGTGGCAACGGTATCGTCACTTTCAATTGGGACTACCACTTGGGTTAAAATGTCCCCTGCGTCCATTTTTTTCACCATTCGCATGATGGTCACGCCTGTTTCCTTATCACCATTCCATATAGCATAGTGCACTGGCGCGCCCCCGCGGTATTTCGGTAGTAATGACGCGTGGACGTTGACTGCCCCTTCTTTTGGCGCCTCTAATATACTCGTCGGTAAGAATTGACCAAAGGCTGCAGTGACGATTAAATCAATGTCCTCAGCTAATAAGTCTTTGATTTCTTGGTCCCGGCCGATTTTTTCCGGTTGGTAAACTGGAATATCGTGTTTTAAAGCCGCTTCTTTCACTGGTGATGGTGTTAATTTCCGTTTGCGCCCTACTGGACGGTCTGGTTGCGTCACAACCGCAGCCACTTCATATTCGTCACTTTTTTCGACTAGTGCTTCTAATATATTCACTGAAAATGCGGGTGTCCCCATAAATACAATTCTTTTCAAATGTGTCTCCTTTAAATAAATCCTGTGCTTTCTTCCTATTATACCATTATTTCAATCTGAGATTTACTCCGATCAGTGTCAGATTTAGCTTGAAATTACTAGCCATTTTTACATGAAGGTTTGTGGGTCTACGTCGATGGATACGTAAATTTTGTCTTTTGACCAATCTTGGGCCTTTTCTTGAATTTCTTGCAAAACTGCTTGGATGGCCTGGTTGCCTCGGTGCTGGTACAAGAGTTGGTAATAGTATTGATTATTAATTCTGGAAATGGTCGACTGAGCGGGACCAATCACCTTAGTTGCTTGAATATCGGCCCGCTGTAAAATTGCAGCCACCTTAGCAGCCGTCGCTTGCGTTGTATGGTCGTCAAAATTAGAAATGGTAAACCGAACGGTAAAATAATACGGCGAATACTGGTTGAGTTTCC from Aerococcus urinaeequi includes:
- the rsmB gene encoding 16S rRNA (cytosine(967)-C(5))-methyltransferase RsmB, which produces MENNQVEPGSNARNGGHSGGYQTPLKLSARFQAMESVNQIIRHNHFINQEVNRVLTEEAVAEADRNLYTNLVYGSVQNYYTLDAFVRDFVAKPNKVKSWVWSLLIVSAYQMYYLDNIPNYAVVDEAVRIVRKRGNQTLAKFANGVLRNFTRRYETMADFIQTKENPREKLTLEASLPPVWVDYFVDRFGLDEAEKLANSLNQTPFITVRANNKFNNLNTEKMTEYQEILEAEGFTVAPSPLSPFALRVTKGNPAHSSLFMNGEITIQDESALLAVEALNPKPGETVLDACAAPGGKTVQIAEAVGRTGHVIACDIAENKLPLIQENVDRMQVADHVEILHQDATTLLDRFGENGSEPTSFDKILVDAPCSGVGLFRRKPDTKYHKTLQDLDALHDIQVTIMNQALPLLKKGGVITYSTCTITREENEDVVKAILDQHPDLTLKSFKHWRDNLDQSIGADGTIEILPHTYMSDGFFIASFEKN
- the fmt gene encoding methionyl-tRNA formyltransferase, with the protein product MKRIVFMGTPAFSVNILEALVEKSDEYEVAAVVTQPDRPVGRKRKLTPSPVKEAALKHDIPVYQPEKIGRDQEIKDLLAEDIDLIVTAAFGQFLPTSILEAPKEGAVNVHASLLPKYRGGAPVHYAIWNGDKETGVTIMRMVKKMDAGDILTQVVVPIESDDTVATMFDKLSVAGTDLLMDTLPKLFAGEITPTAQIEEEATFSPNITSQQEQIDWRKEAQQIDNQVRAFNSWPVAHTKVDGQRWKIWQVAPVKEESTDEKPGTIVKIQKKPAQLWVATGNKTVLDIEQLQPAGKKKMDVAAFINGGAGNLAVGDSFDQVEDDVDGE